The following coding sequences lie in one Alloacidobacterium dinghuense genomic window:
- a CDS encoding Nramp family divalent metal transporter: protein MATPTTQSAAVRTRSKLPRMRSSELWYYFGPAFVASIAYIDPGNFATNFDGGARFGYKLLWVLLWSNAMAILIQYLAAKLGIATGRTLPQSCREHFSRPTSIGLWVAAEISALATDLAEFLGASLGFYLLFGGWLTHYGWSKTEILLGAAVVSAVCVFAILALELWGFRKLELGIVAFVCIIGMCYAVEMFFIHPDWHAIAIHTLIPTIDSKSIYIAVGMLGATVMPHVIYLHSALVQPRVQSEIADTPRRQYLARARHLRFETIDVFAAMNGAWLVNSAMIIVAAAAFAGRQWQNGMSIEEAHQTLGPLLGGTSAAVFAIALLCSGLSSSTVGTMAGQVILEGFLDIKFSIFLRRLLTLIPAIVVIATGLDPLKILILSQVALSFTLPFALVPLLLLTSRQQVMGAFVNRRPTRFLGWLTVAVIVSLNLFLLWQTLSSHS from the coding sequence ATGGCAACCCCGACAACACAATCCGCAGCGGTGCGAACACGGTCCAAGCTGCCGCGCATGCGCTCGTCCGAGCTGTGGTATTACTTCGGGCCCGCCTTCGTCGCCAGCATCGCCTATATTGACCCCGGCAATTTTGCGACCAATTTCGACGGCGGCGCGCGCTTCGGCTACAAGCTCCTTTGGGTTTTGCTGTGGTCGAACGCCATGGCCATCCTGATTCAATACCTTGCGGCAAAGCTGGGCATCGCGACTGGAAGAACCCTGCCACAGAGCTGCCGTGAGCATTTCTCGCGCCCCACGTCGATCGGCTTATGGGTCGCCGCTGAAATTTCCGCACTGGCCACGGACCTCGCCGAGTTCCTGGGAGCATCGCTGGGCTTTTATCTATTGTTTGGCGGGTGGCTGACGCATTACGGCTGGAGCAAAACAGAAATCCTTCTCGGGGCCGCCGTGGTTTCCGCGGTCTGCGTCTTCGCCATTCTTGCGCTCGAATTGTGGGGTTTCCGCAAGCTTGAGCTGGGAATCGTGGCCTTTGTCTGCATCATCGGCATGTGCTACGCGGTCGAAATGTTTTTCATTCACCCCGACTGGCATGCCATTGCCATCCATACGCTGATCCCCACGATTGACAGTAAGAGTATCTACATTGCGGTGGGCATGCTTGGGGCAACAGTCATGCCGCATGTCATCTATCTGCACTCTGCCCTTGTGCAGCCGCGTGTACAAAGCGAAATCGCCGACACGCCCCGCCGCCAATATCTGGCGCGAGCGCGGCATCTGCGCTTTGAGACGATCGACGTCTTCGCAGCGATGAACGGTGCGTGGCTCGTCAACTCCGCGATGATTATCGTCGCTGCCGCTGCTTTCGCCGGGCGCCAATGGCAGAATGGAATGTCGATTGAAGAGGCGCATCAAACCCTCGGTCCGCTGCTCGGCGGTACGTCGGCTGCGGTCTTTGCAATTGCGTTACTGTGCTCTGGGCTCTCCTCGTCGACAGTTGGCACCATGGCCGGGCAGGTGATTCTTGAAGGCTTTCTCGACATTAAATTCAGCATCTTTTTGCGCCGCCTGCTAACGCTTATTCCCGCGATCGTCGTCATCGCGACAGGTCTCGATCCATTGAAGATACTGATCCTCTCGCAGGTGGCGCTCAGCTTCACGCTGCCGTTTGCGCTGGTGCCGCTTCTACTGCTCACAAGCAGGCAGCAGGTTATGGGCGCATTCGTCAATCGCAGGCCAACACGTTTTCTGGGCTGGCTTACGGTTGCCGTCATCGTCTCACTGAATCTCTTTCTTCTCTGGCAAACACTTTCGTCGCACAGTTAG
- the purD gene encoding phosphoribosylamine--glycine ligase — translation MKVLVIGFGGREHALAWAIRKSPRVREVVCAPGNGGIAQIARLVNANQKDVNDLLRAVVAENPDLTVVGPEVPLALGLVDEMQRRSLAVFGPTRAAAALETSKAFAKRFMQRYKIPTANYAVCATQEEALKALELFHLPVVIKADGLAAGKGVVIANTKKEAQDAIAGLFSGKLLGSVETSVVIEEFLQGEELSFLVLSDGHNAVPLVPAQDHKRIGEGDTGPNTGGMGVYSTDTMLDPQMREWIMHHIVQPTIDGMAAEDTPFVGVLYCGLMMTARGPMVLEYNARFGDPETQAILVRIESDLLDGIEACVEGRLSNTEFRWRPGASACVVAASQGYPGSYTNGHVITGLDDAAKTGGVEVFHAGTSLLDGSYLTNGGRVLGVTAAADSLESALGLAYEGISRIHFEGMYYRRDIGHRALKSKVNYGH, via the coding sequence ATGAAAGTCCTCGTCATCGGCTTCGGGGGGCGGGAGCACGCGCTTGCGTGGGCGATTCGTAAGTCGCCGCGCGTACGGGAGGTGGTTTGCGCGCCGGGTAACGGCGGCATCGCGCAAATTGCGCGGCTGGTGAATGCCAACCAGAAAGACGTAAATGATCTGCTGCGCGCGGTTGTGGCGGAGAATCCGGATTTGACCGTGGTAGGGCCGGAAGTTCCGCTCGCGCTCGGGTTGGTGGACGAGATGCAGCGGCGCAGTCTTGCTGTTTTCGGCCCGACACGGGCGGCGGCGGCGCTGGAAACGAGCAAGGCCTTCGCCAAGCGCTTCATGCAGCGATACAAGATTCCAACGGCAAACTACGCTGTATGCGCTACGCAGGAAGAGGCGTTGAAGGCGCTGGAGCTTTTCCATCTGCCGGTCGTGATCAAGGCCGATGGACTCGCCGCAGGCAAGGGCGTGGTGATTGCGAACACGAAGAAGGAAGCGCAGGACGCAATTGCCGGACTGTTCAGCGGCAAGCTGCTGGGCTCGGTGGAAACCAGCGTGGTGATTGAGGAATTCCTCCAGGGCGAGGAGCTTTCGTTTCTTGTTTTGAGCGATGGCCACAATGCGGTTCCGCTGGTGCCGGCGCAGGATCACAAGCGCATTGGCGAAGGCGACACGGGACCAAATACCGGGGGCATGGGGGTCTATTCGACCGATACCATGCTCGACCCGCAGATGCGTGAGTGGATCATGCATCACATCGTGCAGCCCACGATTGACGGTATGGCTGCCGAGGATACGCCTTTCGTCGGCGTGCTTTACTGCGGCCTGATGATGACGGCGCGCGGTCCGATGGTGCTTGAATACAATGCGCGCTTCGGCGATCCGGAGACGCAGGCAATTCTGGTGCGGATTGAAAGCGATCTGCTCGACGGGATCGAGGCGTGCGTCGAGGGCCGATTGAGCAATACGGAGTTTCGCTGGCGACCAGGCGCGTCGGCATGCGTGGTTGCAGCGTCGCAGGGATATCCGGGCAGCTATACGAACGGCCATGTGATCACTGGTCTCGACGACGCCGCGAAGACTGGCGGCGTCGAGGTCTTTCATGCGGGGACTTCTCTCCTTGATGGCAGCTATCTGACGAACGGCGGGCGTGTGCTGGGGGTTACGGCTGCGGCCGATTCGCTGGAAAGTGCGCTGGGACTGGCCTATGAGGGTATTAGCAGGATTCACTTTGAGGGCATGTATTATCGGCGAGATATCGGGCACAGGGCGCTGAAGTCGAAGGTTAACTATGGTCATTAA
- a CDS encoding dienelactone hydrolase family protein, with protein sequence MVIKDDLVVDVAAPTGPMRTYFFHPASEGRYPGVILYSEIFQLTAPIRRFASFIAGHRYLVAVPEVYHELETAGTVLAYDQAGADKGNEDKYAKELSSYDGDAKALIEHMPTMAQCNGRLGTIGICLGGHLAFRTAMNPEISAAACFYATDLHSGSLGKGKNDNSLARAGEIKGELFHIWGRQDPHVPLEGRIKIKARLDEVGANYQWMEVNGAHAFMRDEGYRYDPELEYQCKGLVLSLLHRRLYL encoded by the coding sequence ATGGTCATTAAAGACGATCTGGTTGTTGACGTCGCTGCGCCGACTGGGCCGATGCGGACGTACTTCTTTCATCCCGCATCGGAGGGACGCTATCCCGGCGTGATTCTCTATTCGGAGATTTTTCAGCTTACGGCACCGATCCGGCGCTTTGCTTCGTTCATTGCGGGCCATCGATATTTAGTCGCGGTGCCAGAGGTGTATCACGAACTGGAGACTGCGGGGACTGTTCTGGCTTACGATCAGGCAGGCGCGGACAAGGGCAACGAGGACAAGTATGCGAAGGAGTTGTCTTCGTATGACGGCGATGCCAAGGCGCTGATTGAGCACATGCCGACGATGGCGCAGTGCAACGGGCGCCTCGGGACGATTGGCATTTGTCTGGGTGGTCACCTTGCGTTTCGTACTGCGATGAATCCGGAGATCAGCGCTGCTGCATGCTTTTACGCGACGGACCTTCACAGCGGATCGCTGGGCAAAGGCAAGAACGATAATTCGCTGGCGCGCGCAGGTGAGATCAAGGGCGAGCTGTTTCACATCTGGGGACGGCAGGACCCGCATGTTCCGCTCGAAGGACGCATCAAGATTAAAGCGCGGCTGGATGAGGTGGGCGCGAATTATCAATGGATGGAAGTGAACGGAGCGCATGCTTTTATGCGCGACGAGGGCTATCGTTACGATCCGGAACTTGAGTATCAGTGCAAGGGGCTGGTGCTTTCGCTGCTGCACCGACGGCTCTACTTGTAG
- a CDS encoding DinB family protein yields the protein MEHSAVTLEALLADYEATAARWAKFFEANPGASLVPTDIAKSQNIGELVWHIYAASFRHAQRLLGEQVTDLEGTVTVRDIASAFALKDAAVAKLLQFLANTSEASLDEQLEFKSRITGRVSYGSRRKLCLHVLVHAIRHWAQIGTLVRIGGYPPDWGQDIWYSEAIA from the coding sequence ATGGAACACTCAGCCGTTACGCTTGAGGCTCTGCTCGCCGATTACGAAGCAACTGCTGCTCGCTGGGCAAAATTTTTCGAGGCCAATCCGGGCGCGTCGCTAGTGCCGACGGACATTGCCAAATCGCAGAATATTGGCGAGTTGGTGTGGCACATCTATGCTGCGTCGTTCCGGCATGCGCAGAGATTGCTTGGCGAGCAAGTGACAGACCTTGAAGGAACGGTGACGGTTCGCGATATCGCTTCGGCCTTTGCGCTCAAGGATGCGGCGGTGGCGAAGCTACTGCAGTTTCTGGCGAATACATCTGAGGCGTCCCTCGACGAGCAGCTCGAATTCAAGTCGCGCATCACCGGGCGCGTCAGTTACGGAAGCAGGCGCAAGCTCTGCCTGCATGTGCTGGTACACGCCATCCGGCACTGGGCTCAGATTGGGACGCTCGTGCGAATCGGGGGATATCCGCCGGACTGGGGACAGGATATCTGGTACAGCGAGGCGATTGCTTAG
- the gatB gene encoding Asp-tRNA(Asn)/Glu-tRNA(Gln) amidotransferase subunit GatB produces MATTVSVPPDVLAKYEPVIGLEVHVQLLTATKAFCGCSNQFGAPPNTNVCPVCLGLPGALPVLNERAVEFATLAALALNCTVNDRSVFARKNYFYPDLPKGYQISQFDKPLAEHGWIEVPTPNGIKRIGITRLHMEEDAGKSLHDGFPDSATRTYVDLNRCGTPLIEIVSEPDIRTPDEAYEYLTRLKEILLYTAVSDCNMEEGSLRCDANVSVRPRGQEKFGTKAEVKNVNSFRFIRSALEYEIERQVEVIESGGRVVQETRLWNANEGRTYSMRSKEQAHDYRYFPEPDLPPLILTPHLKAEVAKRMPELPEARRKRMIAEYEISEQDAQTLTATRALADQFEAAAKAAKSPKRVANIFQSELTSRLKAKGLELEQSPITMKGISLAADLAEDGKLSSKQLKQLFDTAFETGEDFGLVYEREKPQQITDPAAIEKMIDEVIAANPKQVEQYRGGKKTVAAFFVGQVMKLSKGQANPALLNELVTKKLDS; encoded by the coding sequence ATGGCTACCACAGTGAGCGTGCCACCAGACGTTCTGGCGAAGTACGAACCGGTCATCGGACTTGAAGTGCACGTCCAGTTGCTGACGGCAACTAAAGCCTTCTGCGGCTGCTCGAACCAGTTCGGCGCGCCTCCCAATACGAATGTTTGCCCAGTGTGCCTTGGCCTGCCGGGCGCCCTTCCCGTTTTGAATGAGCGAGCCGTCGAGTTCGCCACACTGGCCGCTCTGGCGCTGAACTGCACAGTGAACGACCGCTCCGTCTTCGCGCGCAAGAACTACTTCTATCCCGACCTGCCCAAGGGCTACCAGATCTCGCAGTTCGACAAGCCGCTCGCCGAGCACGGATGGATCGAAGTTCCGACGCCGAACGGCATCAAGCGCATTGGCATCACGCGGCTGCACATGGAAGAGGACGCAGGCAAGAGCCTGCACGACGGCTTCCCTGACTCCGCTACGCGCACCTATGTCGACCTGAACCGCTGCGGCACGCCGCTCATTGAAATCGTCAGCGAGCCGGACATTCGCACGCCCGACGAAGCCTACGAATACCTCACGCGCCTCAAGGAAATCTTGCTCTACACCGCCGTCAGCGATTGCAACATGGAAGAAGGCTCCCTGCGCTGCGACGCCAACGTGAGTGTGCGCCCGCGCGGACAGGAAAAATTCGGCACCAAGGCCGAAGTCAAGAACGTGAACAGCTTTCGGTTCATCCGCTCCGCGCTCGAATACGAAATCGAGCGCCAGGTGGAAGTCATCGAATCCGGCGGCCGCGTGGTGCAGGAAACACGCCTGTGGAACGCGAACGAAGGCCGCACCTACTCCATGCGCTCGAAGGAACAGGCGCACGACTACCGCTACTTTCCCGAGCCCGATCTTCCGCCGCTGATCCTCACGCCACATCTCAAGGCTGAAGTGGCCAAGCGCATGCCCGAACTCCCGGAAGCGCGCCGCAAGCGAATGATCGCCGAATACGAAATCAGCGAGCAGGACGCCCAGACTTTGACGGCCACGCGTGCTCTCGCCGATCAGTTTGAGGCTGCTGCCAAGGCCGCGAAGAGCCCGAAGCGCGTCGCAAATATTTTTCAGAGCGAGTTGACCAGCCGCCTCAAAGCAAAGGGCCTCGAACTCGAACAGTCGCCGATCACGATGAAGGGCATCTCCCTTGCCGCCGATCTCGCCGAAGACGGCAAGCTCTCCAGTAAGCAGCTCAAGCAGCTCTTCGATACAGCATTCGAGACCGGCGAAGATTTCGGCTTGGTTTATGAACGGGAAAAACCGCAGCAGATCACCGATCCCGCGGCTATCGAGAAGATGATCGACGAAGTCATCGCCGCCAACCCGAAACAGGTAGAGCAGTACCGCGGCGGCAAGAAGACGGTGGCGGCATTCTTCGTTGGTCAGGTGATGAAGCTATCGAAGGGACAGGCAAATCCTGCCCTGCTGAACGAACTGGTAACGAAGAAGCTGGACAGCTAA